Proteins encoded together in one Microplitis mediator isolate UGA2020A chromosome 7, iyMicMedi2.1, whole genome shotgun sequence window:
- the LOC130672266 gene encoding proclotting enzyme-like isoform X1: MQKHTRERVLPAVLFHLLVVSLIEYGHTEHGHTDPILFNAIENVMRVKFNGSWIDGARRNLTNSRSGRGPRGCGMSSKGWTRVVGGQPADPKEWPWMVALIRRDSDQYCGGVLVTDRHVLTAAHCLYGVKIKNIIVRLGEYDFSRHDETRFLDFKVVDVKIHENFNPSSYENDIALLKIHRPTIFNNYIWPICLPPEGTSFENKNAIVIGWGSQYYAGPQSSILMEVPVPVWPRDRCANTLAQRLPDTIMCAGAYEGGRDSCQGDSGGPLLHQLGNGRWVNIGIVSWGIRCGDPGHPGIYTRVNSFLDWIFGNAIF; encoded by the exons atgcaaaaaCACACTCGAGAGAGAGTTTTACCAGCAGTTTTGTTTCATTTGTTGGTCGTGTCGTTGATTGAGTATGGACATACCGAGCATGGACACACTGACCCTATTCTATTTAATGCTatcg aaaatgtCATGAGGGTCAAGTTTAATGGGAGTTGGATCGATGGAGCTCGGAGGAATTTAACAAACTCGAGAAGCGGACGCGGTCCACGGGGATGTGGAATGAGCTCGAAAGGATGGACTAGAGTTGTGGGTGGACAGCCAGCTGATCCAAAAGAATGGCCTTGGATGGTCGCATTGATACGAAGGGACTCGGATCAATATTGCGGAGGAGTTTTGGTTACTGATAGACATGTACTGACTGCTGCTCATTGTCTCTATGg agttaaaataaaaaatattattgtgagATTAGGGGAATACGACTTTTCAAGACATGATGAAACACGTTTTCTGGACTTTAAAGTCGTGGACGTAAAgattcatgaaaatttcaatccGTCAAGTTACGAGAATGATATTGCGCTATTGAAAATTCACCGACCCACTATTTTCAACAATTATATCTGGCCAATTTGTCTACCACCCGAGGGGACgtcttttgaaaataaaaatgctaTCGTAATTG GTTGGGGCAGTCAGTATTACGCTGGTCCGCAGAGTTCGATCTTGATGGAAGTACCGGTACCGGTGTGGCCTCGGGACAGGTGTGCCAATACTCTAGCCCAGCGGCTACCGGATACCATCATGTGTGCGGGTGCCTATGAAGGCGGCAGAGATTCGTGTCAG GGTGACTCGGGTGGACCTCTGCTGCATCAATTAGGCAACGGGCGGTGGGTCAACATCGGAATAGTATCATGGGGCATCCGCTGCGGCGATCCAGGACACCCTGGGATCTACACCCGTGTCAACTCCTTTCTCGACTGGATATTCGGTAACGCTATTTTCTGA
- the LOC130672266 gene encoding proclotting enzyme-like isoform X2 — protein sequence MRVKFNGSWIDGARRNLTNSRSGRGPRGCGMSSKGWTRVVGGQPADPKEWPWMVALIRRDSDQYCGGVLVTDRHVLTAAHCLYGVKIKNIIVRLGEYDFSRHDETRFLDFKVVDVKIHENFNPSSYENDIALLKIHRPTIFNNYIWPICLPPEGTSFENKNAIVIGWGSQYYAGPQSSILMEVPVPVWPRDRCANTLAQRLPDTIMCAGAYEGGRDSCQGDSGGPLLHQLGNGRWVNIGIVSWGIRCGDPGHPGIYTRVNSFLDWIFGNAIF from the exons ATGAGGGTCAAGTTTAATGGGAGTTGGATCGATGGAGCTCGGAGGAATTTAACAAACTCGAGAAGCGGACGCGGTCCACGGGGATGTGGAATGAGCTCGAAAGGATGGACTAGAGTTGTGGGTGGACAGCCAGCTGATCCAAAAGAATGGCCTTGGATGGTCGCATTGATACGAAGGGACTCGGATCAATATTGCGGAGGAGTTTTGGTTACTGATAGACATGTACTGACTGCTGCTCATTGTCTCTATGg agttaaaataaaaaatattattgtgagATTAGGGGAATACGACTTTTCAAGACATGATGAAACACGTTTTCTGGACTTTAAAGTCGTGGACGTAAAgattcatgaaaatttcaatccGTCAAGTTACGAGAATGATATTGCGCTATTGAAAATTCACCGACCCACTATTTTCAACAATTATATCTGGCCAATTTGTCTACCACCCGAGGGGACgtcttttgaaaataaaaatgctaTCGTAATTG GTTGGGGCAGTCAGTATTACGCTGGTCCGCAGAGTTCGATCTTGATGGAAGTACCGGTACCGGTGTGGCCTCGGGACAGGTGTGCCAATACTCTAGCCCAGCGGCTACCGGATACCATCATGTGTGCGGGTGCCTATGAAGGCGGCAGAGATTCGTGTCAG GGTGACTCGGGTGGACCTCTGCTGCATCAATTAGGCAACGGGCGGTGGGTCAACATCGGAATAGTATCATGGGGCATCCGCTGCGGCGATCCAGGACACCCTGGGATCTACACCCGTGTCAACTCCTTTCTCGACTGGATATTCGGTAACGCTATTTTCTGA